The following nucleotide sequence is from Fusobacterium varium.
TCTGCTGCATATTCAATTTGATCTATATTTCCACCTAAAATATATACTGCCATTCCAGATGCCATAGAACATGCTGCACCAATTTCAGCTTGGCAACCAGCTTCTGCTCCAGATATAGTTGCATTTTCTTTAATTAGATTTCCTATTAATCCAGCTATTGCAAGAGCTCTTAAAGTTGTAGTTTCATCTAACTCGTACTCTTCAATTAAAGCTCTTAAAAGTCCAGGAATAACCCCTGCTGCCCCACAAGTAGGAGCTGTTACAATAGTTCCTGCACTACTGTTCTCTTCAGCTACTGCAAGAGCATAAGCAAAAATCTTTTTAGTAACAACTAAATAGTTTTTCTTTTTATCAATTTTATCATAGATCTCTTTAGCTTTTCTTGGGTATCTTAATTTTCCTGGAAGTACTCCATCTTTTTTGATTCCTCTTGATACTGCTGCATTCATTGTATCAAGAATATTTTTTAGATGATCCCAAATCTCTTTTCCTTCACAGTGTTCAACATATTCCCAAAGCTCTTTATTATTCTCTTTACACCATTTAATAATATCATCCATTTTAGTTAGAGGATAGCATTTTCCAGCATTACTTCTACTATCAGTAAGCTCTTTTATTGTTCCTCCACCTACTGAAAATACTAACCAATCTTTTAGTACATTTCCATTTTCATCTAATGCTTCAAATTTCATTCCATTAGTATGATATGGATGAATAAATTCTGGCATCCATACTATCTCAGTTTTCTTTGGTTTTAAAGTTTCTTCTATTATCCAATCAGTTAAATGTCCTTTTCCTGTTGCTGCTAAACTTCCATAAAGTTCTACTCTGTATGAAACGGCATCTTCTGTTTCTGCTTTAAATCTCTTAGCTGCTCTCTCTGGTCCCATTGTATGTGAA
It contains:
- a CDS encoding L-serine ammonia-lyase, iron-sulfur-dependent, subunit alpha yields the protein MDSLKELFKIGCGPSSSHTMGPERAAKRFKAETEDAVSYRVELYGSLAATGKGHLTDWIIEETLKPKKTEIVWMPEFIHPYHTNGMKFEALDENGNVLKDWLVFSVGGGTIKELTDSRSNAGKCYPLTKMDDIIKWCKENNKELWEYVEHCEGKEIWDHLKNILDTMNAAVSRGIKKDGVLPGKLRYPRKAKEIYDKIDKKKNYLVVTKKIFAYALAVAEENSSAGTIVTAPTCGAAGVIPGLLRALIEEYELDETTTLRALAIAGLIGNLIKENATISGAEAGCQAEIGAACSMASGMAVYILGGNIDQIEYAAEMGMEHHLGMTCDPVGGYVQIPCIERNAIVAVRSLNTADYALSTNGEHTISFDQVVITMKETGSDMCSSYKETSTGGLAKYYDKFLKA